From Xanthomonas sp. 10-10:
GAAGTCGACCATAGCCGGGCATGCCTGTCATGTGACCTTAGTCATTGCGCGGCCGAAGCGATGGGCGCGCAGCCGCCCGCCAGCGCGCGCTACGGCAGCGGCCACAGCACGACCATGTCCACCACCAGCAGCACCAGCGCAATGCTCCCGAGCAGGGCTGCACGCAGGATCGGACACCGCAGCGGCGCTGCGCCGCGTGCTGGTTCGATCGAGCGCTGCCGGTGCATGCCTGTTTGCGCAGGCGCTGCCGCAGCGGCATCAGGCGGTTGCGCTGTGCCCGGCGTCGTAGCGCCTGCCGAGCGTGCAGCGACATCGCCAGCGCGCGATGCCGCGCAATGCGGACACTGCACGCGCAGCGTGGACGGATCGGCATCGACGAAAGGCAGCGTCTGCATCGCATGCACTCCTGGGCTGGATTGCGCCATCTGACTCGATCACGCGGCAGCGTTGCAGGCAGTGGCCAAGACGCTCCCGGCAAGGCGATACCGGGCTGCGCCGCGTCATCGCATCGATGACGCTGGCCTGGAACTGACGCGCTCGATGGGCACAGCCTGCGCCCGGAGGTTTGGGTTTTGTTTGCGGTGCAGCCAAATGCAAACGCAGCGATCAACGCCATCCCCGCGTCGTCGACAACCGGCAGCAGCGCACCGCTGCCGGTCTCACTCAGGCGTGACCACCTACCGAAGGCGTCTGCGCCTCCAGGGTTTCCAGCTCGCGCGCCACCGCTTCGGGCGACTTGGTGAAAGGCGCGATCAGGCTGTAGAACGCCGGCACCACGTACAGCGACAACAGCGTGGACAGCGACACGCCGAAGATCACCACCACACCGATGGTGGCGCGACTGGCCGAGCCGGGCCCGCCGGCCACCACCAGCGGAATCGCACCGACCACCGTGGCGATCGAGGTCATCAGGATCGGGCGCAAACGCACCGATGCCGATTCGACGATGGACTGGTGCACGCTGCGGCCTTCGTCGCGCAACTGATTGGCGAACTCCACGATCAGGATGCCGTTCTTGGCCGCCAGTCCCACCAGCATCACGATGCCGATCTGACTGAACAGGTTGAGCGTGCCGCCGGTGACCCAGAGACCGACCAGCGCACCCAGCACCGCCAGCGGCACGGTGAGCATGATCACCAGCGGATGGGCGAAGCTTTCGAACTGCGCGGCCAGCACCAGGTACACCACCAGCAAGGCCATGCCGAAGGTCAGCAGCACCGCGCTGCCGGATTGCTGGTATTCGCGCGATTCGCCCTTCCAGTCCAGCTGCGCGTATTCGGGCAATTCTTCCTGCGCGGTCTGCTGCGCCCAGGCGATGGCATCGCCCAACGGGTAGCCCGGCGCCAGGCCGGCGGTGATGGTGATCGCGCGCAGGCGATTGAAGCGGTTCAAGGTGCCGGCTTCGGCCACTTCGCTCAAGCTCACCAGATTGGACAGCGGAATCAACTCGCCACGCGTGGAGCGCACGCGGATGGCAGTGAGGTCTTCCGGCGCCATGCGGCCTTCGCGCCCGGCCTGCAGCATCACGTCGTATTCCTCGCCGTTGTCCACGAACGTGGTGACGCGGCGCGAGCCCATCATCGCTTCCAGCGCGCCACCGATGGCGGTCACCGGCACCCCCAGATCGGCCGCGCGCAGGCGGTCGATGTTGACGCGCATCTGCGGCCGGGTTTCCTTGTAATCCGAATCCGGGCCGACCAGGCCGGGATTGGCTTCCATGCGCTGCAGGATGCGGTCGCGCCACTGCGCGATCTCGGCATAGTCCGGGCCACCGAGCACCAGCTGGAACGGTTGGCCGCGGCTACGCACCAGCCCGCCGCTCACCTGCGTGCGCGCACGCACGCCGCTGAGCACGTTGAGTTTCTGCTGCAGTTCGTCGGCCACTTCGGTGGTCGGTCGGGAGCGCTTTTCCCAATCCTGCAAAAACACACTGACCCGGCCGGTGTGCATTTCCTCGCTGCTGCCAAAGCCACCGGGCACGCGCGGATTGGCACGCACGATCGGTTTGTCCTGCCCCACGTACGGGCGCAGGATGTCTTCGACCTGATGCATCTGCCCGACGGTGTAATCGAAGCCGGCGCCTTCGGGCCCGTCGATCATGATCTGGAAATTGCCGCGATCTTCCGCCGGCGCCAGTTCGGAGGGAATGCGGCCCATCAACCAGGCGCTGGCGCCCAAGGCCAGCAGCATGAGCAGCGCGAAGATCCAGGTGCGGTGCACGTGACGCTCCAGCGAGCGCCCGTACGCGCCGGACACCGCCTGCATGCGCCCGTCAAACCACCGATGGAAGCGATTGGGTTTGGCCTGGCTGTGCGAGCGCAGCAGCTTGGACGACATCATCGGCGTCAGCGTCAGCGCCACGAATGCCGATATCGCCACCGCCGCGGCCAGTGCCACCGCCAACTCGCGGAACAAACGCCCGGTATTGCCTTCCAGAAACCCCACCGGCAAAAACACCGCCACCAAGACGGCCGTGGTCGCGATCACCGCGAAGGCCACCTGGCCGGTACCGCGCTTGGCAGCCACCAGCGGCGGCTCGCCCAGATCGATGCGGCGCTGGATGTTTTCCACCACCACGATGGCATCGTCCACCACCAGGCCGATACACAGCACCAGCGCCAGCAAGGTCAGCAGATTGATCGAAAAATCGAATGCGTACAGCGCGATGAATGCGGCGATCAGACACACCGGCACCGTCACTGCAGGAATCAGCGCAGCGCGTGCGCTGCCCAGAAACACCCAGATCACCACCAGCACCAGCACCACCGCTTCGATCAGCGTGTGGTACACGCGCTCCACCGCCGCATCGATGAAGGTGGTGGTGTCGAAGGCGACGAAGATGTTGGTGCCCTGCGGTAGCGACTTCTGCACTTCCTCGGCCTGCGCGCGCGCCTCGCGTGCAACGTCCAGCGCATTGGCGGTGGAGTTGCGCACGATGCCCAGGCCCACGTTGGGCACGCCGTTGCTCTGGAAATACGCGCGCCGCTCGGCCGAGGTGAGCTCCACCTTGGCCACATCGCCCAACCGCACCACATAGCCGCCCTCGCCCTTGCTCAACGGCAACTTGGCGAAGTCTTCCGGCTTGAGGTAGCTGCGCTCCACACGCAGGGTGAAGTCGCGCTGCGCCGATTCGATGCTGCCGGCCGGCAACTCCACGTTCTCGTTCTGCAGCGCCGCTTCCACATCGGCCACGGTGAGCTCGCGCGCGGCCAGTTGATCGCGGTCCAGCCAGATGCGCATCGCATAGCGCTGGCGCCCGCCGATACGCACCTGCGCCACGCCGTCCAGGCTGGAGAAGCGATCCACCACGTAGCGCTCGGCGTAGTCGGACAGCTGCAGCGTGTCCATCGTGCTGGAGCTCATGTTGAGCCACAGGATGGGGTCGGCGTCGGCTTCGACCTTGGAAATCTCCGGCGGGCGCGCCTGGTCCGGCATGCGGTCGGAGACGCGGCTGACCGCATCGCGCACGTCGTTGGCGGCCGCTTCCACATCGCGCGACTGCACGAACTCGATGCTGATGTCCGACGAACCGTTACGGCTGCGCGCCTCGATGGTCTCGATACCTTCGATGCCGGCCAGCGCATCTTCCAGCACCTGGGTGATGCGGCTTTCCACCACCGCGGCCGACGCGCCGGTGT
This genomic window contains:
- a CDS encoding efflux RND transporter permease subunit, which produces MKLSDLSITRPVMAVVMSLLLIVLGVMSFTRLTLRELPAIDPPIVSVDVEYTGASAAVVESRITQVLEDALAGIEGIETIEARSRNGSSDISIEFVQSRDVEAAANDVRDAVSRVSDRMPDQARPPEISKVEADADPILWLNMSSSTMDTLQLSDYAERYVVDRFSSLDGVAQVRIGGRQRYAMRIWLDRDQLAARELTVADVEAALQNENVELPAGSIESAQRDFTLRVERSYLKPEDFAKLPLSKGEGGYVVRLGDVAKVELTSAERRAYFQSNGVPNVGLGIVRNSTANALDVAREARAQAEEVQKSLPQGTNIFVAFDTTTFIDAAVERVYHTLIEAVVLVLVVIWVFLGSARAALIPAVTVPVCLIAAFIALYAFDFSINLLTLLALVLCIGLVVDDAIVVVENIQRRIDLGEPPLVAAKRGTGQVAFAVIATTAVLVAVFLPVGFLEGNTGRLFRELAVALAAAVAISAFVALTLTPMMSSKLLRSHSQAKPNRFHRWFDGRMQAVSGAYGRSLERHVHRTWIFALLMLLALGASAWLMGRIPSELAPAEDRGNFQIMIDGPEGAGFDYTVGQMHQVEDILRPYVGQDKPIVRANPRVPGGFGSSEEMHTGRVSVFLQDWEKRSRPTTEVADELQQKLNVLSGVRARTQVSGGLVRSRGQPFQLVLGGPDYAEIAQWRDRILQRMEANPGLVGPDSDYKETRPQMRVNIDRLRAADLGVPVTAIGGALEAMMGSRRVTTFVDNGEEYDVMLQAGREGRMAPEDLTAIRVRSTRGELIPLSNLVSLSEVAEAGTLNRFNRLRAITITAGLAPGYPLGDAIAWAQQTAQEELPEYAQLDWKGESREYQQSGSAVLLTFGMALLVVYLVLAAQFESFAHPLVIMLTVPLAVLGALVGLWVTGGTLNLFSQIGIVMLVGLAAKNGILIVEFANQLRDEGRSVHQSIVESASVRLRPILMTSIATVVGAIPLVVAGGPGSASRATIGVVVIFGVSLSTLLSLYVVPAFYSLIAPFTKSPEAVARELETLEAQTPSVGGHA